The Gemmata palustris genome includes a region encoding these proteins:
- a CDS encoding TIGR04255 family protein: MKLNKPPIVEMWVEFLFDPNPSESVEPKFEFLGQFTNQYPKLEILHEDTLEFQQFSPKQLPKVVGRKVEIRHLRASDEKATRWIHVTHNRLVCNFLRLGEGYPGFRALSEDAIAKLKSYVERCQPLKIRQAAIHYVDVIEIPLPENRAIQLADYFTLGLDLPVDPFGDQLSYLLRTAVRPADGTGALEIQLQSESLAPDGKRLRFRMDWHKSCPYDGEIDPDRILADLKRAHESIIRCFRSAFTETTWKLFDPED, from the coding sequence GTGAAACTAAATAAGCCGCCAATCGTTGAAATGTGGGTGGAGTTCCTTTTTGATCCGAATCCGAGTGAAAGTGTTGAGCCCAAATTCGAGTTCCTCGGGCAATTCACAAACCAGTACCCGAAGTTGGAAATACTCCACGAAGACACGCTGGAGTTTCAGCAGTTCTCCCCGAAGCAGCTTCCGAAAGTCGTGGGGCGGAAAGTCGAGATCCGGCACCTGCGCGCGAGTGACGAGAAAGCCACCCGCTGGATTCACGTTACCCACAACCGCCTCGTGTGTAACTTTCTCAGGTTGGGGGAGGGCTACCCGGGGTTCCGTGCGCTGAGCGAGGACGCGATCGCGAAACTCAAGAGCTACGTCGAGCGCTGCCAACCACTCAAGATTCGGCAGGCGGCGATCCACTATGTCGATGTGATCGAGATCCCGTTGCCCGAGAACCGTGCGATCCAGCTCGCCGATTATTTCACCCTCGGGCTCGATCTGCCGGTGGACCCGTTCGGGGACCAGTTGTCTTACCTCTTGAGAACGGCGGTTCGCCCTGCGGACGGCACGGGGGCACTGGAGATTCAGTTACAGAGTGAGTCCCTGGCCCCTGACGGTAAGAGGCTTCGCTTTCGGATGGACTGGCACAAGTCCTGCCCCTACGATGGCGAGATCGACCCCGACAGAATTCTTGCCGACCTCAAACGAGCACACGAATCGATAATAAGGTGCTTTCGTTCCGCATTCACAGAGACGACTTGGAAATTATTTGATCCAGAAGACTAA
- a CDS encoding sigma-70 family RNA polymerase sigma factor yields MLARYASALTRASVPAETDTELLTSFVRHRDEAAFAALVERHGPMVMGACRRILYDPHAAEDAFQAAFLVLARRAASLPRTEALAGWLYGVARRVALKTRSAPPEPLPAREAEAHARDPLAELSGREVLAILDEEIRRLPSDYRLPVVLCCLEGLTLEEAAARLGCATGALRGRLERGRERLRTRLSARGLAPAAALALAGVSRITMASTVTPGLRAITARAALNFASRNGPVPDAPRHIAEGVLRAALATKFKRAAVVLIAVALAVPVLAGPRTVNPPVPEEKMATAPRTGEEPKEQPARTTVAGRVLAVPGGKGVAGVTVTLWSGEGWGLEPSRWTARTDDAGAYSFANVRPGEHYRVWIETRPKKEEGAWSEWGLVRFKDGPGRAEDLFLELPQSVSGTVTDAATGKPVPGASINFPTADGNRDSLNVDDNGRYRLFVAPRKMDLYCNGTAVRYNKSEGLQKVDASAGKHVTGIDFEIASAPKFTGQVLLPDGKPAKGVEVLVEIHCTPIVPPGVQISGEAPDHFDKYISLTSDAEGNFAGYMVGARPDSKVEDVDLMAIARRPDRTLAGVARVKTSPQKEYRVDPLKIVLAESASARVRVVNPDGEPVTDATLVLSHHLVQGADQPLAFYFVSQPSDQYGPVKHTGAGKYTIAGLVPGLTYSLEVRAPGYQRGMHLKIFALKPGAVHEIGEIRLDWWGKKAVPGLLEKLQSDDRYKREEAARQFGELGEDASAAVPALIEVLKRDPINSVRYDAAAALGKIGPMARAAIPDLIRALEKDTGGGVQREAATALGLLGDRTALPALKAALDNPDNEVKRAAAEAIKRLERPAK; encoded by the coding sequence ATGCTTGCACGCTATGCGTCCGCGCTGACCCGCGCGTCTGTGCCCGCGGAAACCGATACCGAACTCCTTACGAGCTTCGTCCGGCACCGGGACGAGGCCGCGTTCGCGGCGCTGGTGGAGCGCCACGGGCCGATGGTGATGGGCGCCTGTCGGCGTATCCTCTACGACCCCCACGCGGCCGAAGATGCGTTCCAGGCCGCGTTCCTGGTTCTCGCGCGAAGGGCCGCGTCGCTCCCGCGAACCGAGGCGCTCGCGGGGTGGCTGTACGGCGTCGCTCGGCGCGTGGCCCTCAAGACGCGCTCGGCGCCGCCCGAACCGCTCCCGGCTCGCGAAGCCGAAGCCCACGCACGCGACCCGCTGGCCGAACTGTCCGGGCGCGAAGTGCTGGCGATTCTGGACGAAGAGATTCGGCGCTTACCTTCCGATTACCGCTTGCCCGTCGTGTTGTGTTGCCTGGAGGGGCTGACGCTGGAAGAAGCGGCCGCGCGGTTGGGGTGCGCCACCGGCGCGCTGCGCGGGCGCCTGGAGCGCGGGCGCGAGCGCTTGCGCACCCGGCTCTCGGCACGCGGACTCGCGCCGGCCGCAGCGCTGGCACTGGCGGGCGTGTCCCGGATCACGATGGCCTCGACCGTGACACCGGGGCTGCGCGCGATCACTGCGCGGGCCGCACTCAACTTCGCGTCTCGTAACGGTCCCGTGCCGGACGCGCCGCGCCACATCGCCGAAGGGGTGCTGCGCGCCGCGCTCGCGACCAAGTTCAAGCGCGCCGCGGTCGTGTTGATCGCCGTCGCGCTCGCGGTTCCCGTGCTCGCCGGTCCGCGCACGGTGAATCCTCCTGTTCCCGAGGAGAAAATGGCGACGGCACCCCGCACCGGCGAAGAACCCAAAGAACAACCCGCGCGAACCACGGTGGCCGGGCGCGTGTTGGCCGTGCCGGGCGGGAAGGGCGTTGCGGGCGTGACGGTAACACTCTGGAGCGGTGAGGGGTGGGGGCTCGAGCCCTCGCGCTGGACCGCGCGAACGGACGACGCGGGCGCGTACTCTTTTGCCAACGTCCGGCCCGGGGAGCACTACCGCGTATGGATCGAGACCCGCCCCAAAAAAGAAGAGGGCGCCTGGAGCGAGTGGGGGCTGGTCCGCTTCAAGGACGGCCCGGGGCGCGCCGAGGACCTCTTTCTCGAGTTGCCGCAAAGTGTCTCCGGGACGGTCACCGACGCGGCCACCGGGAAGCCCGTACCCGGTGCGAGCATCAACTTCCCCACCGCCGACGGGAACCGCGACAGCCTCAATGTGGACGACAACGGGCGGTACCGCCTGTTCGTGGCGCCGCGCAAGATGGACCTCTACTGTAACGGCACGGCCGTCAGGTACAACAAGAGCGAAGGGCTCCAAAAGGTCGATGCGAGTGCCGGCAAACACGTCACGGGAATCGACTTCGAGATCGCGAGCGCGCCGAAGTTTACGGGGCAGGTTCTGCTGCCGGACGGCAAGCCGGCCAAGGGGGTAGAGGTGCTCGTTGAGATTCACTGCACACCAATCGTCCCACCGGGTGTCCAAATCTCCGGCGAGGCCCCCGACCATTTCGACAAGTACATCTCTCTTACGAGTGATGCCGAGGGGAACTTCGCGGGGTACATGGTGGGGGCGCGCCCCGACAGCAAAGTCGAGGACGTGGATTTGATGGCGATCGCGCGCCGGCCGGATCGCACGCTCGCGGGGGTCGCGCGTGTGAAGACCAGCCCCCAGAAGGAGTACCGGGTGGACCCGCTGAAAATCGTGCTCGCCGAATCCGCGAGCGCGCGGGTGCGCGTCGTGAACCCGGACGGCGAGCCGGTTACCGACGCCACACTGGTGCTCTCACACCACTTGGTGCAGGGCGCCGATCAGCCCCTTGCCTTCTACTTTGTATCACAGCCTTCCGACCAGTACGGTCCCGTCAAACACACGGGGGCGGGAAAGTACACGATCGCGGGCCTGGTTCCCGGGCTGACATATTCCCTGGAAGTTCGGGCACCCGGGTATCAACGCGGTATGCACCTCAAGATCTTCGCGCTGAAGCCGGGTGCGGTCCACGAGATCGGGGAGATTCGACTGGACTGGTGGGGCAAGAAGGCCGTTCCGGGGCTCCTCGAGAAGTTGCAGAGTGACGACCGGTACAAGCGCGAAGAGGCCGCGCGCCAGTTCGGGGAACTCGGCGAGGACGCCTCCGCTGCGGTGCCCGCGCTGATCGAGGTGCTGAAGCGCGACCCAATCAATTCTGTCCGGTACGACGCCGCGGCCGCGCTGGGCAAGATCGGCCCAATGGCACGGGCCGCCATCCCGGACCTCATTCGGGCGCTGGAGAAGGACACCGGGGGTGGGGTGCAGCGCGAAGCGGCCACGGCCCTCGGGTTGCTCGGCGACCGCACCGCGCTGCCGGCACTCAAGGCCGCGCTGGACAACCCGGACAACGAAGTGAAGCGCGCCGCGGCCGAAGCCATCAAGCGCCTGGAGCGCCCCGCGAAGTGA
- a CDS encoding RidA family protein — translation MQKQFINPPALNPANGYSHVVTATAGKTIYVSGQVSLNERAEVVGKGDLRAQTEHVFENLKSALAAAGATINDVVKVTYFVVDLKPEHLGHIREVRKKYLNQEPPPASSLVGVAALAVPDWLIEIEVIAVVAG, via the coding sequence GTGCAGAAGCAGTTTATCAACCCGCCCGCGCTGAACCCCGCGAACGGCTACTCCCACGTCGTCACGGCGACCGCCGGGAAGACGATCTACGTTTCGGGTCAGGTGAGCCTGAACGAGCGCGCCGAGGTGGTCGGCAAGGGCGACCTGCGCGCCCAGACGGAGCACGTGTTCGAGAACCTCAAGTCCGCGCTCGCGGCCGCGGGCGCGACGATCAACGACGTGGTGAAGGTCACGTACTTCGTCGTCGATCTGAAGCCCGAACACCTGGGGCACATCCGCGAGGTGCGGAAGAAGTACCTGAACCAGGAGCCGCCGCCGGCGAGCTCGCTGGTCGGCGTCGCGGCGCTGGCGGTCCCGGACTGGCTGATCGAGATCGAAGTGATAGCTGTCGTCGCCGGGTGA
- a CDS encoding DUF4291 domain-containing protein, which translates to MPPQREIRADFDRDTIVVYQAYSPQIAEPALDAQRFVSPFSFHRMTWIKPSFLWLMHRSNWGQKSGQERVLAVRVTRAGWEQALSLAVHTSFAPGVFASPAEWSERFAEAHVHVQWDPERSLRGAGLPHSSIQIGVSRHLIRAFTDEWIVGIEDYTPRVRKIYDFLQSGHADRAKRHLPPERVYPVNGDVARRLLIGDE; encoded by the coding sequence GTGCCCCCGCAACGCGAGATCCGCGCGGACTTCGACCGCGACACGATCGTCGTCTATCAGGCCTATTCCCCACAAATCGCCGAACCCGCGCTGGACGCGCAGCGCTTCGTGTCTCCGTTCTCGTTCCACCGCATGACCTGGATCAAGCCCTCGTTCCTGTGGCTCATGCACCGCAGCAACTGGGGCCAGAAGAGCGGACAGGAGCGCGTCCTCGCGGTGCGCGTCACGCGCGCCGGCTGGGAGCAGGCGCTGTCGCTGGCGGTACACACGTCCTTCGCGCCGGGCGTGTTCGCGTCGCCCGCCGAGTGGTCCGAACGGTTCGCGGAGGCCCACGTTCACGTGCAGTGGGACCCCGAGCGCTCGCTGCGCGGGGCCGGTCTGCCGCACTCCAGTATTCAGATCGGCGTGAGTCGGCACTTGATCCGCGCGTTCACCGACGAGTGGATCGTGGGCATTGAGGACTACACGCCGCGCGTCCGCAAGATTTACGACTTCCTCCAATCGGGCCACGCGGACCGCGCCAAGCGCCACCTCCCGCCCGAGCGCGTGTACCCGGTGAACGGCGACGTCGCGCGGCGGTTGCTGATCGGCGACGAGTAG
- a CDS encoding VOC family protein: MERVLGIGGVFIKARDPKALAEWYREHLGVSVETGQTHGVMTSSRPGEMTVWSVFPADTAYFGPGPATFMVNYRVKNLDATLGQLRTAGANVEERVEDYDYGRFGWATDPEGNRFELWEPRS; encoded by the coding sequence ATGGAGCGGGTACTGGGTATCGGCGGCGTGTTCATCAAAGCGCGCGATCCGAAGGCGCTGGCGGAGTGGTACCGCGAACACCTCGGCGTGTCCGTCGAGACCGGACAGACGCACGGCGTGATGACCTCGAGCCGCCCCGGTGAGATGACCGTCTGGTCCGTGTTCCCCGCGGACACCGCGTACTTCGGTCCCGGGCCGGCCACGTTCATGGTCAACTACCGGGTGAAGAACCTCGATGCCACGCTGGGGCAACTCCGGACCGCCGGGGCGAACGTCGAGGAACGGGTCGAGGACTACGACTACGGCCGGTTCGGTTGGGCGACCGACCCCGAGGGCAACCGGTTCGAGCTTTGGGAACCCCGGTCGTAA
- a CDS encoding ComEC/Rec2 family competence protein, with amino-acid sequence MEVYFLDVGQGTCNVILLGNRRAIVIDTGRRAAELQRLLHHLSVDTLACLVLSHLDADHVGGAPAILTAFRNRIETICYPNDHRTVTTPVWHAIHSEIRGGYLTEQQLVRLECEGAPKTVWSSRGRVSAELKLFSPTFGQNQLAIRARDSNVASGVLVLKVGNHRVVFPGDSSLDQWHAIRDLRGSALPCDAIAVPHHAGTMWPSHWDDATIRGELQWLYTHAVCPKHAIVSVGTSNDEGHPRKEVIEELRGSGAIVICTQITKQCCKSTEKRRPALIPLILPGRSAVVKSRTTAGNSKDVGCAGTVVADITPTGFTIRRLTQHQNAVQVLATQPRCSPLCVPV; translated from the coding sequence ATGGAAGTTTACTTCCTCGACGTCGGCCAAGGCACTTGCAACGTCATTCTGTTGGGGAACCGGAGAGCCATCGTTATCGACACCGGGCGCCGGGCCGCCGAGTTGCAGCGACTGCTCCATCACTTGTCTGTTGATACCCTGGCTTGTTTGGTCCTCTCGCACTTGGATGCCGATCACGTGGGCGGCGCTCCCGCGATCTTGACGGCCTTCCGGAACCGCATCGAAACAATTTGCTATCCCAACGACCACCGGACCGTTACGACACCGGTGTGGCACGCGATCCACTCCGAGATCAGAGGCGGCTACCTCACCGAACAACAACTCGTTCGGCTGGAATGCGAGGGGGCGCCCAAAACGGTCTGGAGTTCCAGGGGGCGCGTGAGCGCGGAACTGAAGCTGTTCTCCCCCACGTTCGGCCAGAATCAACTCGCCATACGCGCAAGAGACTCGAACGTGGCGAGCGGCGTGCTGGTACTCAAGGTCGGGAACCACCGGGTCGTGTTTCCCGGTGATTCGAGCCTCGACCAGTGGCACGCGATTCGTGACCTCCGCGGGTCCGCGCTTCCGTGCGACGCCATCGCCGTTCCTCACCACGCGGGTACGATGTGGCCGAGTCACTGGGACGATGCCACGATCCGGGGCGAACTGCAGTGGCTCTACACTCATGCCGTGTGCCCCAAACACGCGATCGTTTCGGTCGGGACGAGTAACGACGAGGGGCACCCGCGCAAGGAAGTGATTGAAGAGTTGCGAGGATCGGGGGCCATAGTCATTTGCACCCAAATTACCAAGCAGTGCTGCAAGTCGACAGAAAAACGCAGGCCCGCACTCATTCCTTTAATTCTGCCCGGGCGCTCGGCCGTCGTGAAATCTCGGACCACGGCGGGGAACAGTAAAGATGTTGGGTGCGCGGGCACGGTCGTCGCCGACATCACACCCACCGGCTTCACGATTCGCCGGCTGACGCAGCATCAAAATGCTGTTCAAGTGCTCGCTACTCAGCCGCGATGTTCACCGCTCTGTGTGCCCGTGTGA
- a CDS encoding pyridoxal-phosphate dependent enzyme, which translates to MRSWVRSSAGSVPGNDHGCRAVSQNSRLGRKVILADPIGSRLAHLVDPNQPDHDANYKVEGIGGSEPPAVLDLRVIDGAERVSDEESFAMAKRLICEEGLLVGGSSGTAVVAALRVAARADVRGPVVAILADSWDRYLSTPWLRSRD; encoded by the coding sequence GTGCGCAGCTGGGTGCGCTCGTCTGCGGGGTCGGTACCGGGGAACGATCACGGGTGTCGGGCGGTATCTCAAAACTCACGCCTCGGGCGCAAAGTCATCTTAGCCGACCCTATCGGTTCCCGTTTGGCGCACCTCGTCGATCCCAATCAGCCGGACCATGACGCGAATTACAAAGTTGAAGGGATCGGCGGCAGTGAGCCGCCCGCGGTGCTCGATCTTCGCGTTATAGACGGGGCCGAACGGGTGAGCGACGAGGAGTCGTTCGCGATGGCGAAACGCTTGATTTGCGAGGAAGGGCTGCTCGTGGGCGGGTCGTCGGGGACGGCCGTTGTCGCGGCCCTTCGGGTCGCGGCGCGGGCGGACGTGCGGGGGCCGGTGGTAGCGATTTTGGCGGATTCGTGGGACCGGTACTTATCCACACCTTGGCTTCGTTCGAGAGACTAA
- a CDS encoding ATP-binding protein: MPTIPHALYELAPVTLASNRSERFDGAGYEVPTARFAPADRELLARVYRDVNGLPLLWNTMRHAPDFAALEAYIQRVGDEGLMGAARQLGAATQAAGACDPAVRKAIHDIRGGGLTVFLGTAEMLGMMPGDHALVRRCVDAARDHAKIMRNLLPDIDPAVRAADEATKAHGIDHFTDKWDGMATQGPAGPVSVGVRCAFTGAISARCLETSSIDRVVYNYVNNAVRFAAGGAVTLWVFPVAAGLTRWVVQNAIAPDQAEFLAARAGADFANLFAGGVTRGGTGVGLANCAEIVADCFGLPSPAEAVRRGYLGARTSGAEYYSWFHWPAYMPAPARDGPRAVGGP, from the coding sequence ATGCCCACCATCCCCCACGCGCTCTACGAGTTGGCACCCGTTACCCTCGCGAGTAACCGGTCCGAGCGGTTCGACGGGGCCGGGTACGAGGTGCCTACCGCGCGCTTCGCGCCCGCCGATCGCGAGCTGCTCGCGCGCGTGTACCGGGACGTCAACGGGCTCCCGCTTCTGTGGAACACGATGCGGCACGCGCCCGATTTCGCCGCCCTGGAAGCGTACATCCAGCGCGTCGGGGACGAGGGGCTGATGGGCGCCGCGCGCCAGCTCGGGGCCGCGACGCAGGCCGCCGGCGCGTGCGACCCGGCCGTGCGGAAGGCGATCCACGACATCCGCGGAGGCGGGCTCACCGTGTTCCTCGGCACGGCCGAAATGCTCGGGATGATGCCCGGCGACCACGCCCTCGTGCGCCGGTGCGTGGACGCGGCCCGGGACCACGCCAAGATCATGCGCAACCTGCTCCCGGACATCGACCCGGCGGTGCGCGCCGCGGACGAGGCGACCAAGGCCCACGGCATCGATCACTTCACCGACAAGTGGGACGGGATGGCCACCCAGGGGCCGGCCGGCCCGGTCTCGGTCGGCGTCCGGTGCGCGTTCACCGGGGCGATCTCGGCCCGGTGCCTGGAGACGTCGAGCATCGACCGCGTCGTGTACAACTACGTGAACAACGCGGTCCGGTTCGCGGCGGGCGGGGCGGTCACGCTGTGGGTGTTCCCGGTCGCGGCGGGGCTCACCCGGTGGGTGGTGCAGAACGCCATCGCGCCCGACCAGGCGGAGTTCCTGGCCGCGCGCGCCGGGGCGGATTTCGCGAACCTGTTCGCCGGGGGCGTGACCCGCGGGGGCACCGGCGTGGGGCTGGCCAACTGCGCCGAGATCGTGGCCGACTGCTTCGGGCTGCCCTCCCCGGCCGAGGCGGTGCGCCGGGGCTACCTGGGCGCGCGGACGAGCGGGGCCGAATACTACTCGTGGTTCCACTGGCCCGCGTACATGCCCGCGCCCGCACGGGACGGCCCGCGCGCGGTCGGCGGCCCATAA